A genome region from Gossypium hirsutum isolate 1008001.06 chromosome A04, Gossypium_hirsutum_v2.1, whole genome shotgun sequence includes the following:
- the LOC107948128 gene encoding cactin isoform X1, producing MANFINMKVKFLKSVKPDPGRDPKFILIVGGWSANQKPYPVMAGSSRSKRRSYDDSASESESGETDSGDSSPDRRSRKRSKDRSRRSKSKSSRHSRSRSRRGRDSEEDSGDDSDGSDRGRSKKKRSSRNITEEEIAEYMAKKAQKKATRAAKKLKAQTVSGYSNDSNPFGDSNLNEKFVWRKKIERDVAQGVPLDTFSVKAEKKRQKERMAEIEKVKKRREERALEKAQHEEEMALLARERARAEFDDWEKKEEEFHFDQSKVRSEIRLREGRTKPIDILSKHLNGSDDMDIELNEPYMVFKGLTAKEMEELRDDIKMHLDLDRATPTHIVYWEALMVVCDWELAEARKKDALDRARVRGEEPPAELLAEERGLHSTIEADVKNLLEGKTHRELEALQSQIESQMQTGTAKVVEYWEAVLKCLHIFKAKACLKEIHAKMLRKHLQRLEQPSEGEDRLESDNGLRPVEEASDHDEKVDAETYSPEPIIQEETHEVEEEAGSFSPELLHGDENEEAIDPEEDRAILERKRMAVLEEQQRRMQEALKSKPAPSEDNFELKAMKAMGAMEEGDAVFGSGAEVNLDSQVYWWHDKYRPRKPKYFNRVHTGYEWNKYNQTHYDHDNPPPKIVQGYKFNIFYPDLVDKTKAPVYTIEKDGNSSETCIIRFHAGPPYEDIAFRIVNKEWEYSHKKGFKCTFERGILHVYFNFKRYRYRR from the exons ATGGCAAATTTCATAAACATGAAGGTTAAGTTTTTAAAGTCGGTTAAACCCGACCCTGGGCGGGATCCAAAATTTATCTTAATAGTTGGAGGTTGGTCTGCAAATCAAAAACCCTATCCTGTCATGGCAGGAAGTAGTCGAAGCAAAAGAAGATCTTACGACGATTCGGCTTCCGAGTCTGAATCAGGCGAAACCGACAGCGGAGATTCTTCTCCTGACAGAAGATCCCGCAAACGCAGCAAGGATAGAAGCCGTCGCAGTAAAAGCAAAAGCAGCCGCCATAGCCGTAGCCGGAGCCGTCGCGGTCGTGATTCCGAAGAGGATTCCGGTGATGATAGCGATGGAAGCGATCGAGGGCGTAGTAAGAAGAAGAGATCTTCTAGAAACATCACGGAAGAGGAAATTGCTGAGTATATGGCAAAGAAAGCACaaaagaag GCAACGCGAGCTGCGAAGAAATTGAAAGCACAAACAGTATCGggttattcaaatgattcaaatcCTTTTGGCGATTCGAATCTCAACGAGAA ATTTGTTTGGCGGAAGAAAATCGAGCGTGATGTTGCCCAAGGGGTGCCATTGGACACGTTTTCAGTGAAAGCTGAGAAGAAGAGACAAAAAGAGAGAATG GCTGAGATTGAAAAAGTTAAAAAGAGAAGGGAGGAAAGGGCACTTGAGAAAGCACAACATGAGGAAGAAATG GCTTTGCTAGCTAGAGAACGTGCTAGAGCTGAGTTTGACGATTGGGAGAAGAAGGAGGAGGAG TTCCATTTTGATCAAAGCAAAGTCAGATCAGAGATTAGATTGCGTGAAGGCCGTACAAAGCCTATTGATATTTTGTCCAAGCATCTGAATGGCTCTGATGATATGGATATAGAGCTAAATGAACCATACATGGTTTTCAAG GGTTTGACGGCTAAAGAGATGGAAGAGCTTCGTGATGACATCAAAATGCATCTTGATTTGGATAGGGCAACTCCAACACACATAGTTTACTGGGAG GCACTTATGGTGGTATGTGATTGGGAGCTAGCTGAAGCCCGGAAGAAGGATGCACTTGATCGAGCTAGGGTGCGTGGGGAGGAACCTCCAGCTGAGTTGCTAGCAGAAGAAAGGGGACTGCATTCTACTATTGAAGCAGATGTCAAGAATCTTTTGGAAGGGAAGACCCACCGTGAGCTGGAGGCATTACAATCCCAGATTGAGTCACAGATGCAAACTGGCACGGCAAAAGTTGTCGAGTATTGGGAGGCTGTTCTTAAATGTCttcatattttcaaagcgaag GCCTGTTTGAAGGAAATACATGCTAAAATGCTGCGTAAACATTTGCAACGCCTTGAGCAACCTTCAGAAGGTGAAGATAGACTGGAATCTGATAATGGTTTAAGACCTGTGGAGGAGGCCAGTGATCATGATGAGAAAG TAGATGCTGAAACATATTCTCCGGAACCGATAATACAAGAAGAGACTCATGAGGTGGAAGAAGAGGCTGGATCCTTTTCACCAGAACTGTTGCATGGTGATGAAAATGAAGAAGCTATTGACCCAGAGGAGGACAGGGCTATATTG GAAAGGAAACGTATGGCTGTGTTAGAGGAGCAGCAAAGACGGATGCAAGAAGCTTTGAAATCGAAACCTGCCCCTTCAGAAGATAACTTTGAGCTAAAAGCCATGAAAGCTATGGGAGCAATGGAGGAGGGTGATGCAGTATTTGGCTCTGGTGCTGAAGTTAACTTGGACTCGCAG GTGTATTGGTGGCATGATAAATACCGTCCTAGAAAACCAAAATATTTCAACCGTGTTCACACTGGATATGAGTGGAACAAGTACAATCAGACCCATTATGATCATGATAACCCTCCTCCCAAGATTGTGCAAGGATATAAATTTAATATCTTCTACCCTGACCTTGTTGACAAGACAAAGGCTCCTGTATACACTATTGAGAAGGATGGTAATAGTTCAGAAACGTGCATCATAAGGTTTCATGCTGGACCGCCCTACGAGGACATT GCATTCCGAATTGTAAACAAGGAGTGGGAATATTCTCATAAGAAGGGATTTAAATGCACATTCGAACGTGGAATTTTGCATGTATATTTTAACTTCAAGCGATATCGCTACCGTAGGTAA
- the LOC107948128 gene encoding cactin isoform X2, translated as MANFINMKVKFLKSVKPDPGRDPKFILIVGGWSANQKPYPVMAGSSRSKRRSYDDSASESESGETDSGDSSPDRRSRKRSKDRSRRSKSKSSRHSRSRSRRGRDSEEDSGDDSDGSDRGRSKKKRSSRNITEEEIAEYMAKKAQKKATRAAKKLKAQTVSGYSNDSNPFGDSNLNEKFVWRKKIERDVAQGVPLDTFSVKAEKKRQKERMAEIEKVKKRREERALEKAQHEEEMALLARERARAEFDDWEKKEEEFHFDQSKVRSEIRLREGRTKPIDILSKHLNGSDDMDIELNEPYMVFKGLTAKEMEELRDDIKMHLDLDRATPTHIVYWEALMVVCDWELAEARKKDALDRARVRGEEPPAELLAEERGLHSTIEADVKNLLEGKTHRELEALQSQIESQMQTGTAKVVEYWEAVLKCLHIFKAKACLKEIHAKMLRKHLQRLEQPSEGEDRLESDNGLRPVEEASDHDEKDAETYSPEPIIQEETHEVEEEAGSFSPELLHGDENEEAIDPEEDRAILERKRMAVLEEQQRRMQEALKSKPAPSEDNFELKAMKAMGAMEEGDAVFGSGAEVNLDSQVYWWHDKYRPRKPKYFNRVHTGYEWNKYNQTHYDHDNPPPKIVQGYKFNIFYPDLVDKTKAPVYTIEKDGNSSETCIIRFHAGPPYEDIAFRIVNKEWEYSHKKGFKCTFERGILHVYFNFKRYRYRR; from the exons ATGGCAAATTTCATAAACATGAAGGTTAAGTTTTTAAAGTCGGTTAAACCCGACCCTGGGCGGGATCCAAAATTTATCTTAATAGTTGGAGGTTGGTCTGCAAATCAAAAACCCTATCCTGTCATGGCAGGAAGTAGTCGAAGCAAAAGAAGATCTTACGACGATTCGGCTTCCGAGTCTGAATCAGGCGAAACCGACAGCGGAGATTCTTCTCCTGACAGAAGATCCCGCAAACGCAGCAAGGATAGAAGCCGTCGCAGTAAAAGCAAAAGCAGCCGCCATAGCCGTAGCCGGAGCCGTCGCGGTCGTGATTCCGAAGAGGATTCCGGTGATGATAGCGATGGAAGCGATCGAGGGCGTAGTAAGAAGAAGAGATCTTCTAGAAACATCACGGAAGAGGAAATTGCTGAGTATATGGCAAAGAAAGCACaaaagaag GCAACGCGAGCTGCGAAGAAATTGAAAGCACAAACAGTATCGggttattcaaatgattcaaatcCTTTTGGCGATTCGAATCTCAACGAGAA ATTTGTTTGGCGGAAGAAAATCGAGCGTGATGTTGCCCAAGGGGTGCCATTGGACACGTTTTCAGTGAAAGCTGAGAAGAAGAGACAAAAAGAGAGAATG GCTGAGATTGAAAAAGTTAAAAAGAGAAGGGAGGAAAGGGCACTTGAGAAAGCACAACATGAGGAAGAAATG GCTTTGCTAGCTAGAGAACGTGCTAGAGCTGAGTTTGACGATTGGGAGAAGAAGGAGGAGGAG TTCCATTTTGATCAAAGCAAAGTCAGATCAGAGATTAGATTGCGTGAAGGCCGTACAAAGCCTATTGATATTTTGTCCAAGCATCTGAATGGCTCTGATGATATGGATATAGAGCTAAATGAACCATACATGGTTTTCAAG GGTTTGACGGCTAAAGAGATGGAAGAGCTTCGTGATGACATCAAAATGCATCTTGATTTGGATAGGGCAACTCCAACACACATAGTTTACTGGGAG GCACTTATGGTGGTATGTGATTGGGAGCTAGCTGAAGCCCGGAAGAAGGATGCACTTGATCGAGCTAGGGTGCGTGGGGAGGAACCTCCAGCTGAGTTGCTAGCAGAAGAAAGGGGACTGCATTCTACTATTGAAGCAGATGTCAAGAATCTTTTGGAAGGGAAGACCCACCGTGAGCTGGAGGCATTACAATCCCAGATTGAGTCACAGATGCAAACTGGCACGGCAAAAGTTGTCGAGTATTGGGAGGCTGTTCTTAAATGTCttcatattttcaaagcgaag GCCTGTTTGAAGGAAATACATGCTAAAATGCTGCGTAAACATTTGCAACGCCTTGAGCAACCTTCAGAAGGTGAAGATAGACTGGAATCTGATAATGGTTTAAGACCTGTGGAGGAGGCCAGTGATCATGATGAGAAAG ATGCTGAAACATATTCTCCGGAACCGATAATACAAGAAGAGACTCATGAGGTGGAAGAAGAGGCTGGATCCTTTTCACCAGAACTGTTGCATGGTGATGAAAATGAAGAAGCTATTGACCCAGAGGAGGACAGGGCTATATTG GAAAGGAAACGTATGGCTGTGTTAGAGGAGCAGCAAAGACGGATGCAAGAAGCTTTGAAATCGAAACCTGCCCCTTCAGAAGATAACTTTGAGCTAAAAGCCATGAAAGCTATGGGAGCAATGGAGGAGGGTGATGCAGTATTTGGCTCTGGTGCTGAAGTTAACTTGGACTCGCAG GTGTATTGGTGGCATGATAAATACCGTCCTAGAAAACCAAAATATTTCAACCGTGTTCACACTGGATATGAGTGGAACAAGTACAATCAGACCCATTATGATCATGATAACCCTCCTCCCAAGATTGTGCAAGGATATAAATTTAATATCTTCTACCCTGACCTTGTTGACAAGACAAAGGCTCCTGTATACACTATTGAGAAGGATGGTAATAGTTCAGAAACGTGCATCATAAGGTTTCATGCTGGACCGCCCTACGAGGACATT GCATTCCGAATTGTAAACAAGGAGTGGGAATATTCTCATAAGAAGGGATTTAAATGCACATTCGAACGTGGAATTTTGCATGTATATTTTAACTTCAAGCGATATCGCTACCGTAGGTAA